A region of Mobula birostris isolate sMobBir1 chromosome X, sMobBir1.hap1, whole genome shotgun sequence DNA encodes the following proteins:
- the LOC140191905 gene encoding zinc finger and BTB domain-containing protein 39 has protein sequence MGMRIKLHSADHPNNLLKELNKFRLSEIMCDVIIVVGNRTFSAHKSVLACAAGYFQDLFLNSEVNSVRTYVVDFITPANFEKILNFIYTAELFTDLINVGVIYEMAEKLGMHDLLKACYCTFPDLEKTDTSKATEQSTEEYAHLTGTSNEQNPPVGNSRTTGSQFCQNRGYIMQVEVGEDFKNEERNLANENGPDVPVMYQQSTKTEDNLTMEYNQSTSTENVSLASSKGPCELYEIQSNGYYQTNLLRGGESIKESGSSSAENNVDLQDHPMKEMECMQFEGIEPDDLNFDVHQENRGPSEEIIELTDDSEDDSLVCIKDSNSEGKSMPCQVCGKELPANIGLIRQHGKLHIDAKEGLCKVCGAKFTDRSSRITHVLSHVGIFLFSCDMCEMKFVTQWQVAGHRKAKPYDSNIIVQPNTMLPPEPNFGSSPTELFCAVCGKAMAKNYLAVKEHILSHLDMKSLSCCVCEQPSRSVCSLMWHVLSHMSICIFSCSVCGSSFVDRTALEHHMSSHQGMEYLFECNFCSRKFRLEASYQNHVKIHKRYSSDSTKGHHAQHQWLKKTLTTSPSDESTSNAHGPASKQETPVTLPVNQGKVISKGNWYECEFCRKRFSHSSEFQYHLRIHSGEKPYECKLCHKFFRGRSTVKNHLKTHSGALMYCCTVCQRYCPTLNLMIKHVEMHKDGGLPPDFNIAQTFMYIVHSKQSVKMMD, from the coding sequence ATGGGTATGCGAATTAAACTACACAGCGCTGACCACCCAAATAATCTTCTGAAGGAACTCAATAAGTTTAGGCTCTCTGAAATCATGTGTGATGTAATCATTGTGGTCGGCAACAGAACATTTTCAGCACATAAGTCAGTGTTGGCATGTGCTGCTGGTTATTTCCAGGACCTCTTTTTGAATTCGGAAGTTAACTCTGTAAGAACATATGTGGTAGACTTTATTACACCAGCAAATTTTGAAAAGATCTTGAATTTTATCTACACAGCAGAGCTTTTCACAGATCTCATCAATGTCGGTGTAATCTATGAGATGGCAGAGAAGCTGGGAATGCATGATCTCCTGAAGGCCTGCTACTGTACATTCCCTGACCTGGAGAAAACTGATACCAGCAAAGCGACGGAACAGTCAACTGAAGAGTATGCACATCTCACTGGGACCTCAAATGAACAAAATCCCCCTGTGGGAAACTCAAGGACCACAGGGTCTCAGTTTTGTCAAAATAGAGGTTATATCATGCAGGTTGAAGTGGGAGAGGATTTTAAAAATGAAGAAAGAAATCTTGCCAATGAAAATGGTCCCGATGTGCCAGTGATGTACCAGCAGTCAACAAAAACTGAAGATAACCTGACAATGGAGTACAACCAATCCACATCTACCGAAAATGTTTCACTGGCCTCAAGTAAAGGGCCTTGTGAGCTGTATGAGATACAAAGTAATGGATATTATCAAACAAATTTATTGAGGGGAGGAGAATCTATCAAAGAGAGTGGTAGTTCCTCTGCTGAAAACAATGTCGACCTCCAAGATCATCCAATGAAGGAAATGGAGTGTATGCAGTTTGAGGGTATTGAACCTGATGATCTTAATTTTGATGTGCACCAGGAGAATAGAGGTCCTTCTGAAGAAATAATAGAGCTCACAGATGACAGTGAAGATGACAGTCTTGTCTGTATTAAGGACAGCAACAGTGAAGGAAAGAGCATGCCATgccaggtgtgtggaaaggagtTACCGGCTAACATAGGATTGATTCGACAACATGGCAAACTCCACATTGATGCAAAGGAGGGGTTGTGCAAAGTGTGTGGGGCAAAATTCACTGACAGAAGTTCTCGAATCACCCACGTTTTGTCTCATGTTGGAATCTTCCTCTTCTCGTGTGATATGTGTGAAATGAAATTTGTAACGCAGTGGCAAGTGGCCGGACACAGGAAAGCAAAACCATATGATAGTAATATTATTGTCCAGCCGAATACCATGCTGCCACCTGAACCCAATTTTGGGAGCTCTCCAACAGAGCTTTTCTGTGCAGTCTGTGGAAAGGCCATGGCTAAAAACTACCTTGCTGTGAaagagcacatcctttctcaccTTGACATGAAAAGTCTTTCTTGTTGTGTCTGTGAGCAACCATCGAGATCTGTTTGTAGCCTAATGTGGCATGTGTTGTCCCATATGAGCATATGTATTTTTTCCTGTTCTGTGTGTGGTAGTAGCTTTGTAGATCGAACTGCTCTAGAGCATCACATGAGCTCGCACCAGGGTATGGAGTATTTATTTGAATGTAATTTTTGTAGCAGAAAGTTCCGATTAGAAGCCTCTTATCAAAACCATGTGAAGATACACAAGAGGTACAGCTCAGACAGCACAAAGGGTCATCATGCTCAACACCAGTGGCTCAAAAAAACCTTAACAACATCCCCCTCAGATGAGTCTACCAGTAATGCACATGGACCTGCATCAAAGCAAGAGACTCCCGTCACCCTTCCCGTAAACCAGGGCAAGGTCATTTCCAAAGGGAACTGGTATGAATGTGAGTTTTGTAGGAAGAGGTTTTCCCATTCTAGTGAGTTTCAGTATCACCTACGAATTCACTCGGGAGAGAAGCCCTATGAATGCAAGCTGTGCCACAAGTTCTTCAGAGGGCGATCAACTGTAAAAAACCATCTAAAGACGCATTCTGGTGCCCTCATgtattgctgcactgtttgccAGAGATACTGTCCCACTTTGAACCTCATGATTAAACATGTGGAGATGCACAAAGATGGAGGACTACCTCCTGACTTCAATATTGCTCAGACTTTTATGTACATTGTGCATTCCAAACAGTCAGTAAAAATGATGGACTAA